A single Malaclemys terrapin pileata isolate rMalTer1 chromosome 3, rMalTer1.hap1, whole genome shotgun sequence DNA region contains:
- the LOC128833840 gene encoding E3 SUMO-protein ligase ZBED1-like, with amino-acid sequence MEQSSKRSGLLNGRFIFKKFSDGSLDKRTVICIYCQAEFQYHRSTSSLQYHLRAKHAFASSSCATDNPPTANESIQPQQSTLAEYQDRYKPMDQTKYNTLTNAIAKWIAMDCRPLNIVNDRGLRDVIQIASSNQLYTLPSEGTIASRIHDLYNNEKTTKLELLKNALAVALTGDHWTSLSNHSYLGVTAHLIDASWTLQSFALTVMHTEERHAESCAECFLDVAKEWNIQEKVTTISTDSAHNMIAADSRLPFEHMTCIAHSLQRSITVALSDGGFENILEKCRKLVGHFKHSPINNTELGIQQAAKGQKEEPLVQDISTRWNSTLGMVQHLLCNKAAITATLALQKQKLSVPTGKDFEKLQKLETLLEPCRFVTELLGGELYVSCSVVLPAFCHIFSVMEVSDDDPEYVIQFKNTFTADLIKHKEGTNMRFLKIATALDPRFKHLKCLPKSERDEVWNMMSEVLKEQHSNAETTEPEPPKKKMNLPLVADDENECASICTALDRYRAEPVISMETCPLEWWSKHEGAYKCLAYVARKYLATPATAVPCERLFSLSGDIVNKKWAALSPVNVNKLVCLSDWLNKK; translated from the coding sequence ATGGAGCAAAGCAGCAAAAGATCAGGTCTTTTGAATgggaggtttatttttaaaaaattttcggATGGTTCTCTGGATAAAAGGACGGTTATCTGTATCTATTGCCAGGCTGAGTTCCAATACCATCGAAGTACTTCAAGTCTGCAGTACCACTTACGTGCTAAACATGCTTTTGCCTCCAGTTCTTGTGCTACAGATAACCCACCAACAGCAAATGAATCCATCCAACCGCAACAGAGTACGCTTGCAGAGTATCAGGATCGTTACAAGCCCATGGATCAAACAAAGTACAACACCTTAACCAATGCTATTGCAAAGTGGATAGCTATGGACTGCAGACCACTCAACATTGTAAATGACAGAGGGCTAAGAGATGTTATTCAAATTGCATCTTCCAATCAGTTATACACGTTGCCCTCCGAAGGAACTATTGCATCACGAATACATGATCTATATAACAACGAGAAGACTACAAAGTTGGAGCTTTTGAAAAATGCACTAGCTGTTGCTTTGACTGGTGATCACTGGACATCCTTGAGCAATCACAGCTATCTTGGAGTCACGGCACACCTGATTGATGCTTCATGGACACTGCAGTCATTTGCTTTAACTGTAATGCATACTGAAGAGAGACATGCTGAATCATGTGCAGAGTGTTTCTTGGATGTTGCAAAAGAATGGAATATTCAAGAAAAAGTAACAACAATTAGTACTGACAGTGCACATAATATGATAGCAGCAGACAGTCGTTTGCCTTTTGAACACATGACATGCATCGCTCACAGTCTGCAGCGATCCATTACAGTAGCGCTCAGTGATGGTGGTTTTGAAAACATActggaaaaatgtagaaaacttgtGGGCCATTTCAAACACAGTCCAATTAACAATACAGAGCTAGGAATACAACAAGCTGCAAAGGGACAGAAAGAAGAACCTCTTGTTCAAGATATTTCAACGAGATGGAACTCCACATTGGGTATGGTTCAGCACCTGCTTTGCAATAAAGCTGCTATCACAGCCACATTAGCTCTTCAAAAGCAGAAACTATCAGTGCCAACAGGTAAGGATTTTGAAAAACTGCAAAAACTAGAAACACTACTTGAGCCCTGCAGGTTTGTTACTGAACTCCTTGgcggagaattgtatgtctcctgctctgtggttttacccgcattctgccatatatttagtGTTATGGAAGTCTCAGATGACGACCCAGAATATGTTATtcagtttaagaacactttcactgcagatctgataaaacacaaagaaggtaccaatatgagatttctaaagatagctacagcactcgacccaaggtttaagcatctgaagtgccttccaaaatctgaaagggatgaggtgtggaacatgatgtcagaagtcttaaaagagcaacactccaatgcggaaactacagaacctgaaccaccaaaaaagaaaatgaaccttccATTGGtggcagatgatgaaaatgagtgTGCGtcaatctgcactgctttggatcgttatcgagcagaacctgtcatcagcatggaaacatgtcctctggaatggtggtcaaagcatgaaggggcatacaaatgtttagcatatgtggcacgtaaatatcttgcgacgccggctacagcagtgccatgtgaacgcctgttctcactttcaggtgacattgtaaataagaagtgggcagcattatctcccgtaaatgtaaacaaacttgtttgtcttagtgattggctgaacaagaagtag